The DNA segment TCGATTTCCATTACATCTACACTGGAACTTTTGCCTATTTCGATACAGTTTTCACATACTCCGCATGGGTCGCTCGTCGGACCATTTTTACAGTTTAAAGCTTTGGCAAGAATCCTTGCCATAGTTGTTTTACCACAGCCTCTTGGACCGGAAAAAAGATAAGCGTGTGCTATTCTGTTTTCTAAAATCGCATTTTTGAGTGTTACAGATATATGATTTTGTCCAATAACTTCATCAAAGTTTTGAGGACGAAACTTTCTGGCTAATACTAGATATGACATAAAAACCTCAAAAGCACCAGATTTTGCAGGAAAACCCGTTTTTCTGTAAATACTGCGTGCCAAACACCGTTTTTTGAATTTTGGTGGAGCCAGCGGGAATTGAACCCGCATCTCATCGTTGCGAACGATGCGTTCTCCCGTTTAACTATGACCCCATGTTACTCAGAAGAAGAATTTTATTATAGCAAATTATTTGTAATTTATTGCAATTGAGGTTAATATGTCCCTTTTTTAGATATAATGAAAGAGGGAATAGCTATTTTGACCTTAACATATTATTTGAGTTGGTGTCGTTATTTTTATACAATAATAAATTATTATTTGCTGTAAAGGAAATATGATGTTTATCGGATTCGGTTATGATGTTCATAGATTTAAAAAGGGAAGAAAACTGATACTCGGCGGAGTAGAAATCGTAAATTCGAAAGGTCTTGATGGTCATAGCGATGCAGATGTTTTGCTTCATGCTTTAATGGACGCTCTTTTAGGAGCCGCCGGGCTTAACGATATAGGCCATTTTTTCCCGAATACCAACTCAAAATACAAAGGCATCTCCAGTCTCAAACTTTTAGAAACGGTTTATAAAGAATTAAAGAAACGAAACTTTAAAATAAACAACATTGATATAACCGCAATAGCGGAATCTCCAAAAATCTATCCTTATATTGAGCAAATAAAAAACAATATTTCAAAAACTGTTAAACTTAACAAGTCGCGGATAGCAATAAAAGCCACTACTAATGAAAAAATGGGGTTTATCGGCAGAGGTGAAGGAATAGCAGTAATGGCAGCGGCATCAGTCAAAAAAAAGAAATATGGCGATTAAATTTTACAATACGCTTACGAATGCAAAAGAAGAATTTATACCGCAAAATGAAAATTTTGTTACGATGTATGTTTGCGGAGTTACGCCTTATGACGAAGTTCATCTCGGACATGCAAGAGCATACGTGACTTTTGATATTATAAAAAGGCATCTGCAAAAAAGAAAATACAAAGTCAGACATGTTCAGAATTTTACAGATATTGATGATAAAATAATAAAAAGAGCTGCCGAAAAAGGCATTTCCCCATCCGCTTTGGCACAAATATATATTGACGATTATTTTGTCCAAACCGGAAAACTTAACATACTTAAAGCAAATTTTTATCCGCGCGTCACAGAAATGATTCCCGAAATAATAAATTTTATACAAAAACTTATAGATAAAGGTTTTGCATATATTGTCGATGGCGATATCTATTATTCTGTGAACAAATTCAAAGGTTACGGAAAGCTTTCAAAAAGAAATCTTGAAGATTTGAAAGCGGGCGTCAGAGTGGACATCTGTGACAAAAAAAGTTCTGTTTTTGATTTTGCTCTCTGGAAAAAAACAAAAGATGGAAAACAGCAGGAGGCTTCATGGGACAGCCCTTGGGGTAAAGGAAGACCGGGCTGGCATATCGAATGCTCGGTAATGTCTTCAAAAATTCTTGGAGATACCATAGACATACACGGCGGCGGGCAAGACTTAATTTTTCCACATCATGAGAATGAAATCGCGCAAAGCGAAGCATGCACAGGACAGCAGTTTGTAAAATATTGGATTCACAACGGTTTTGTAACGGTAAATAAAGAAAAAATGTCGAAATCTTTAGGCAATTTTTTTTCGCTAAAAGACATTTTTACAAAATATGATCCACGCGTTGTGCGTTATTATCTGCTCACACAGCATTATAAAAGTCCTCTTGATTTTTCGGATTCAGGACTTGAGTCGGCAAAAAATGCTTTGCAGGGGCTTGACGATGCATACTTAAGGCTTGCTGTAGAAACGGCTGAAAAAGTACAGACTAAGGATTCCGACCTTGTTGAGCTGGAAAACAATTTCTTAGATTCTCTTGATGATGATTTTAACTCTGAAAAGGCACTCTCATATCTTCACAAATTAAAAAATATGCTTTTAAAAGAACTTTTCAGCGCGGATAAAATAAGACTTTGGCAGTTTAGAGCGCTTTTTGAAGAATTCGTGAAAGTTTCTCTAGGCATTTCACTGCCAAAAATACAAAATAACGATGAAAGCCTACAGATTCTTTTAACTGTAAGAAACAAAGCCAGAAAAGCAAAAAACTGGGCTGAAGCGGACAAGTTGAGAAAAGAAATCGACGAAAAAGGTTATAAAATTATAGACAATCAAGATGGGACTTCAATACTGACAAAAAAAATATAAGGCTGAAAATGGCTCGAAAAAAATTTTTATCGCAATATCATAAAAATAAAGAAGAAAAAGTTTTAGATAATATAATATGCGGAAGAAATTCTGTTTTGGAATTGCTTAAAGCAGGAAAAAGAACAGTAAACAAAATATTGTTGGCGCAGACGGCAAGAGGAACAGCGATAACAGAGATTATTACTCTTGCGAAAAATAAAGGCATTGCGATTCACAATGTTCCTCCGGAAAAACTTGATAAATACTCAGAAAATTCACAAGGAGTTGCGGCGGAAGTTTCTGCGCTGCAATATATTGAAATCAAAGAGCTTATATCCAAAACAAAACAAAGCAAATACCCGCTTTTAGTTTTGCTTGACTGTATTGAAGACCCGCATAATCTCGGAGCAATAATAAGAAACTGCGTTGCTTTTGGCGCGGACGGCGTTATAATTCCTAAATGGCGGGCGGCAGGCGTAAATGAAACTGTATCGAGATCTTCTGCAGGAGCTATTGAGCATATACCTGTTTCAAGAGTTACAAATGCCAATCAGGCCGTTGATTTATTAAAAGAAAATGGTTTCTGGATAGCGGGAGCTGAAAATGGAGGACAAAGTTTGGAAGAAACAAATCTTTATTTTCCTCTAGTATTAATAATAGGCAGCGAAGGTTTTGGACTTCACAGCCTTACAAAACAAAAATGCGACTTTTTAATCTCTATACCTCAGACAAATACTATTTCTTCATTAAACGCCTCATGCGCCACGGCCGTAATTTTATACGAATTGTCCAAAAGAAGAATTTAAAAAATAAACCTGATATCTATAATAAAACGGCTATTAAAATAGCGGCTGCAAGTTTTTTTAACAAAAAAGTTAAATAGGGAGCTTAACTTTTATTTAAATCGGTTTTATCAAAATCGACTATATAAACGTCTTTATAACGCAGTAAATTATAGTAATAATGTTTAGCAACAAGCTCTGCTTCATTAATATGCTCCAACACCTTATTGGTTTCCCTTTTATCGAGTTTTACGTTGATATTGAAACCGTAATATGGTAAAACACCTGTTCCTCCTCCACACATCCATCTTCCACATAAAGTGTATATAAGCGGATAAGCTTTACCGATATTATCAATTTTTTTCTGATATTTTATTGGTCCGTTAAAAATTATAAAAATTTCTCTATCATCATGCACAACATCCATTAAAGAATTAGCAATCAATCTGTTATATTTTTCAAGATAACTCAAAGCATTGCTATAGGAATAAGATAAACCGAAAGAATAAAATAACGGGATAATCGATAGAAAAATAAAAATATAACGTAAAATCCCATTATAAAAAGTTAAAACAAAAAATATAATTACAAATAAAAAAATAGCAAACGGAAAAAAGTGTCTGGGATCCATTGTAAAAGTTTGCACTGCGTTTACTCCAAACAAAGCTGTAAACAGTATAATAAACGGAGAAACAACAAGAATAACTTTGCATATGCGACTCTCCCATGACCTCAACAGCAAAGTTTTTTTAGAAAAAGTATTAACGGCAAAAACTATCACTGCGATACAAAAAGCAATAAATAACAAACATAATATTATCAAGGTAAAATCATTATACGGCTTCCATTTTGACAGTGAGTTTCCTATGTCTTTAATCCTACCAAATAGAGAAATAAATAAATTTGAAGAATGAACAATATCTTTATTTACAAAACGGCTGCTGTTATAAATAGTAAAATACCATAAAGTTACTGCTGAAATAAAAGAGCAAATGCGGGTTAAAAAAAGTTTCAGTGCGGTTTTAGGATTTTCTTTATTTTTTATAATTATTATAATTTCGGTAAAAATAAGAATAAATATTGCACCAATTGAGGTCTGATATGTCAAAAGACAGCAAAAAGTAAAGATAAACGTTGAAATGATTACTAAAAGAATACTTTTATTTGGAGTAAGAAAAATCCACAGACAAAAGATTAGTGAAAATAACATCGGAAGAACATCAAATTGAAAGCTTAACGGCTGAAGCAAAAACGGAGATGAAAATAAATATATTACTGCAAAAATGGACACTAAATTGTTTTGCGAATTAAATTTTTTAGCAAGCAAATATGCGCTTGCGCATAAAATAAATGAGCTTATTATAAGTCCCCATGGCGCAAAAACAGCTAATTTTCCATTAACGGAAAACATTTTATATAGAATACCAGACAGAAAACGGCTGTCGCCATTCCAATAATGTGGTACAACTGTTCTGGCATAATCGTCCATATAAGGAACATTGGCAATGATTATCGGCAAAATATATAAAAATACCATGATGCAGCAAATTACAAAACCGCGGTCAAATAAGTTGTCTGAAAAATATGCTTTAATGTTTTCAAAATAAACCGTTGATTTTGTATTCTTCCCTTCTATAATTTTGCTGAGACTTTCATAATGAAGACTGCACAATCCAAATATTAAAGCAATAAAAACCATACTAAGTAAAATTGTTGAAACATTCTGCCAAAAATAAGATTTCTCATAAAAAATATATTTTAGATTAAAATTATCTATCCTGCCGTCAAAAATTCTTTCATTTTTAATATTTGTTCCGGATTTTATCTCAGAAAACTCAATTTTTCCGTCAATTTTCACATGAATATTTTCTTTTCCGTTAAGAATGCTGATTACGTCTCCTTCTTTTGAAATTCTTATTTCCAAGCGGTTAGGTTTATTTATTTCCAGCGGTATTTTTTCATTTAAAAAATTTATGCTGTATTTCCTATTTTTATCTTTGTAATCAACCGCTGCTTTGCCGTTGGCATTAATATCAATAATAATGCCTTCCTTTGAACCCATATCAAAAAGCGTCTGCCAATTGCTGAAAGAATATGCATAAAAATCCATAGACAGTTCAATAGAATAAACCAAACCGTTCAAATTAGAATATTTAAATTCAAAAGGTTTTTGTTTCTTTTCATCTAAAGATTGGCTGTCATAGCCTGACGCCGAGATAACTTCTTGTCCGACTTGTATATATCTGCTAAATTTATTGTCAGCCAAATAAAAAAGAATAAGCGTAATAACCAACAAACTTATAAGTCCTGACGTTGTTTTAAATAAAAAATTAAATATTTTTTTTATCATTATGTTATCTCCATATATATTTCTTTTATTGTATTTGATTGAAATAAGGGATTTCTAAAAGTTTATTTTTTCGCTGACTATATACAATGGTCTGTTTCTTGTCTCTTCCAAAATTCTTCCCAAATATTCACCTATTACTCCCAAACATATTAGCTGCACACCACCGAAAAATAAAACAGCTATAAATATTGAAGCATATCCCGGCATATCTACACCGTGAATAATTGTTCTCAAAACTATGTATCCGCCGTAAAGAAAAGAAATAAAAGCGATTATTAAACCTAGATATGTCCAGATCCTTAGAGGTAAAGTTGATGAAGAACTGATACCGTCCAGCGCAAAATTCCACAATTTCCAATAATTAAATTTTGTTTTCCCAGCAATGCGTTTTTGTCTTGCATATTCTATTCCGGCAGACTTATATCCCGGCCAGTTAAAAATATATTTCATAAACAGTTTTTTATCGTGAATCTGCTTAATACCTTCTATTACCTTTCTGTCGATAAGCCTGAAATCTCCCGTATTTTTATGTATCGGACTATCGGATATTTTATTGACTAATTTATAAAAGTAATTTGCCGTCATTCTTTTAAGAAATGTATCGGATTGCCTGTCACGGCGCACACCGTAAACATTATCGTAACCTTCTTTCCATTTGTTTATAAATTCAATAATCAGCTCTACAGGATCTTGTAAATCAACATCGATAATAACTGCAGCTTTTCCACAGCAGGATTCAAGCGCGGCATACATCGCTTTTTCTTTTCCGAAATTCCTTGAAAAAGAAATTATCTTAACTCTTTTATCTTTTTGCGCAAACTCTTTTAAAATCTGTAAAGTATCATCTTTACTGCCATCGTTTACACAAATAATTTCAAAACCGTATTCTTTGATATTATTCAAAACTTTAAAGATTTCGGTAAAAAATACGGCTATAGCTTCCTGTTCATTATACATTGGAACTATTATTGATAAATTTTCAGAAATCATATTTTCTATCTTTAATTTTTTGTGAACCTTTTTATCATATAAAAGGAATTTATATTATCTAAAATAATTATAATAAATATTATTTACAACTCAAAACTTAATGGAATCCCTATAGGAAAAAATATTGGAGGCATAAAAAGCCTGAAAAACCGAATATTTAAAAGTGTTTTTGGCAAGTAATTGGCGGCGGGTGGAATTGAACCACCGGCCAAAGGCTTATGAGTCCTCTGCTCTACCCCTGAGCTACGCCGCCTGTAAATAAGTTTTAAGATTCTATTATTTTTTCCTTTGAAAGTCAATTTTTCATCAATTATAGATAATAAGTGAAGTCTGGCAGTACCCAGTTTCTAAATTTTTTTTTAAACTGTTAAGTTTCATGATTTATAAAAGATGTTCCAGAAGGAAAACTATAAGCACTCCGATGAAAAGCATAGAAGGGGCAAGCCTGTTTTTACATTTATGTGTTTCTGGTATTAAATCTGAAGCGGCAATAAAAATGAAAGAACCAGAAGCTGTGCCCAGCAAAGCTCCCAGCACCGCAGGCGATATGCTTTTAAATAAAATTATTCCCAAAAATGTTCCTATAGGCGTAAATGCCGCTGTAAGAAATGAAAAAGTTAAAATTTTCTTTTTTGAAGCACCGCTGTGAAGTAAAATTCCCGAAATCGTGATTCCGTCAGGAAGTTTATGTAAAAGCACGGCAAACGTTGTCAAAATTCCAAGTCCGGCGCCGGCTTCAAAGCCTACGGCTATAATGAGTCCGTCAAGAAGAGAATGAAAAGAAAGTCCTATTACGGAAGTTATTCCAATATTTGAATGCGTTTTGCAGTCTTGATCATCATGGCATGGATGAAAAAGTATTACAAACTGCAAAAAAAACATTATCAAAAAACCAAGAAGTGTAAAAAGCAGCGCGTTCACATCTATTTCTATTGCTTCGGGAATTAAATGCGTGAAAGCGATTGTCAGCATTATGCCAGCGGCAAAATTGATTATTAATATTGAATTTTTTTCAGACCACTTATGAAATTTTAAAACTAAAAAAGCGCCAAGCATTGCGGCGCAAGCAGCCAACAAAGAAGAAATTATCTCTTTCATGTTTTTCTCCGTTTATAAATATAGAAAATATTATAATAAAAAAGACCGCTGTTTAAAAGTTTAGAGTGGCTTCCACAAGTTCAACATGCTAATGCAGCAGTGTTATGGTAAAGGAGATATATCCCTATTTAGATTAAAGAATTTCCTATTTGAAAACAGACGGCTGTTAAAAATTAAAGATCTGTGAAGCCTTAAATAATTATAATCAAATTGTTTTTGTTTAACAAATTTTCACAAGCCGTCAAAATTGTTAGAAAGTTCATTGTTATCACCCCTTTTTTATTATATTTAAGAAAGTGACCTTTCTATTTTGACCTTAACGAGAAAATTGATTTAATATTACTATTTTGATAGAATTATATTTTAATTAGTTCAAAAATTGAAAAGCAGAGATGATTATCATGGCAAAAAAAGACATTCTTTCAATTTATGATTTATCTGATAAAGAGATAAAACTGCTGCTAGATAAAGCGTTTGAACTTAAAAGCAAGAAAAAGCATCTTACGGATTTAACCGGAAAAACTTTAGGTCTTATTTTTGAAAAACCTTCTACAAGAACAATGGTTTCTTTCGCGGCCGCGATGGTACAGCTTGGCGGCTTTCCCATTTTTCTTAACGCACAAAACTTACAGCGAAAAAGGGGAGAATCCATCCATGATACTTCTTTAGTGCTTTCAGGATATCTTAACGGCATTATGATAAGGGCCTTCAAACATTCCGATGTTGAAGAGTTTGCAAAATATTCTTCTATTCCCGTCATAAACGGTTTGACTGATTTTGAGCATCCGTGCCAGATTTTAGCTGATATAATGACTATAATGGAGCTTAATAAAATAAAAACAGTTGAAGGACTTAAAAAAATTAAAATAGTTTTTATCGGAGACAGCAACAATGTGGCAAATTCAATGCTTGCGGTTTCCGCGGTTTTAGGACTTGATTTTACTCTAGTGTGCCCGAAAGAATATGCTCCTGAAAAGGTTTTGCTAAACAAAGCTTTGGAATATACCATAAAAACTGGCGCGGAAATAAAAATTTCAAGTGATATAAATGCCGCTAAAAACGCCGACGTGCTTTATACGGATGTCTGGATTTCTATGGGAGCAGAAGCCGAGGAAAAGAAAAGAAGAAAGGCTTTCGCCTCGTATCAGATAAATGCCGAACTTCTAAAAAAGGCTTCTTCGAAATGCATAGTTTTGCATTGTCTACCCGCCGTAAGAGGAGAAGAAATTACGGCGGAAATTATGAATAAATATGAGAACAGCATTTTTACTCAGGCTGAAAACAGGATGCATATGCAAAAAGCCGTATTGCTTCATTTATTAAAGTGACAAAAGATTTTCCCGCTTGCAAAAATTTTAAATAAGGAACACATTAAATATATCAAGGCAAATAAAAGCTCTGCTTTGCCGTACGGTTTTATGCCTGCAATTCCTTTTCATAGCATGAAAAAATCAAAATATATTATTGTTTTTGTAACTGTTCCGGACAAAACAACAGCGGGCAATATCGTAAAAAACGTTTTAAAGAAAAAACTTGCCGCTTGCGTAAACATAATAAAAAATACGGAATCTTTTTACTGGTGGAAAGGTAAAATAGAACATTCCAAAGAAATTCTTCTCATAATGAAAACGGTCAAATCGAAGTTTACCATTTTAGAAAAACATATAAAAGACATCCATCCTTACGAAGTGCCCGAAATAATTTCTTCGGAAATATCCGATGCAAACAAAGATTATCTTGATTGGATAGAAAACAATGCAGGACAAGATAGCATTATATTGGAATAAACAAGGCGGTAAAGTTTTTTGTGAGCTGTGTCCTCACGAATGTATTCTTGTGCATGGGAAGTTCGGCATATGCAATGCACGACAAAATATTAAAAACGTCCTCATTTCAAAATCTTACGGAGTGATTTCTACGATAAATATCGATCCTATTGAAAAAAAGCCGCTGTATCATTTTTATCCGGGAAGCACAACATTGTCTTTCGGAAGTTTTGGCTGTAATCTGAAATGCGGTTTTTGCCAAAATTACGTAATTGCCCGCGCAAAACCATCGGAAAATATTAAGTTGTCTCCGGAAGACGCCATATATTTTGCCGTAGAAAAAAATGCAAAACTTTTATCATATACTTACAATGAACCTTTAACAAATTATGAATGGGTTCTTGAACTGGCCAAACTTGCCGCAAGAAAGAACATGCACAATATTTTAGTGACAAATGGCTATATAAAAGAAGCACCTCTTGAAAAGCTGGCTGATTATATTGCTGCTGCGAATATAGATTTAAAAGCGTATGATGACGGTTTTTACAACAGACATTGCAGTGGCACGCTTAGTCAGGTTTTAAAATCAATCGAGATTTTATATAAATTAAAAGTACATATAGAAATAACAAACCTTGTTATAGATGCCGAAAACAGTGATAGACAACATTTTCTGCAGATGCTTAACTTTATCTCAAGTTTAAGCGATGAGATACCACTTCATCTGTCAAGGTATTTTCCGAACAATAATTTTGTGCTGCCGCAAACGAGAAAAGAAACTTTAATTAATTTGTATAAAATTGCAAAAAACAAACTTAAACATGTTTATATAGGTAATTATGATGATTGCAAATATGGTTCCACATACTGTAAAAATTGTGGTTTTTGCATTATTGAAAGAAACGGATATAATATTAAAATAAATTGTAAAAATCCGGCCTTTTGTCCACAATGTATGACAAGAACTAATATAATAATATGAAAAAACAAATAATATTGGCATCTGCATCTGCAAGAAGAATCTCTTTACTGAAAGAGTGGGGATTAATTTTTGAGGTTATTCCCAGCACAATAAACGAAGACACAAAATTTGTAAGACCTTCTTATATAGTAAGAGATATTTCATATAGAAAAGGCAGCGACATAGCTTCTAAACAAAACGGCGGTTTAATTCTTGCCGCAGATACAATAGTGGTTTTAAATGGAAAAATTATTGGAAAACCAAAAGATGAAAAAGAATCCGAGACGATTATAAGGCAGTTAAACGGCAGCCTGCATAAAGTTTATACAGGAGTAACTATAATAGACAATACAACAAAAAAGAAATCTGTGTTTTACGATTGTGCTATCGTAAAAATGAAAAAGCTGCCTGAAAACAAACTCAGATATCTTTTTGGAAAACATATGGATAAGGCAGGAGCATATGCTGTTCAAGATAAAAATGATGATTTTGTAGAAAAAATATATGGCGATTATTATACGGTAGTTGGTCTTCCATATGAAAAACTTTTCAAAAAATTACTTCAATTCGGCATTAAACTCAAATCTGTTTAAAAATAGAATCGTTAGTTACTATTTTTGAATGACTTATAATGAAAAAATACCATTCGCTTAATATCATATTCACTTTATTGTGCATAAACTCTTCTCTTGTCATTTTAATGCCGTCAGCCTCAGCTGCTTCGTATTCTGAATCGCTTACTTTTATTGCAGATGCCAAAAGTAATTTTAATTTTTCCGCTGCAATTCGTTTCTTTCTCATCGTCTCATAATCTTTAGGAGACATTTTTATCGAATTAAGAAATGAATAATAAATATTTGCGTCAAACTGATTCTGAGTATTTCTAAACATCGCAGAACTTTGTATGTCATTTTTCAGCTCCGCATCTGATACTATTATTTTATAGCCAAGAGATTGCTGGTAAAACAGTTCATCTTGTACTATTGCCTGCATTGTTTTGATTTTTATTTGTTCAAGCTGCTCCGGCAGCGTTGCAGCGGATTGGTTTTCAGCATTTCTGTACATGTCTACGGAAGCCGTATATATCGAAGAAAAAAACTTTAATGTAACTTTTGTGCCGTTTATATTAACGGCCGTATCAAAATCTTTTGTCGGTCCAAAAAAATATACGCCGAAACCCATAAAAGTACCACCGATAAAGGCCACAATAGTTATGATAAAAATTTTACGCATATGTTTTCTTAAAAAATTCATCATTTTGTTTCTTCTCCGCTTTTGTCGTTGTCATCGGATTTAAACATTTGGCTTTTTCCTTCAAAAAAAGCGCCTTCTGCTATTGTCAGGATATTTGTCGAAATATCACCCAGCATTTTTGCTTTTGGAAGAATTTCTATTCCTTCAGGCGCCTTTATATTTCCTTTAACCGTTCCTCCTACCATAACTATTTCCGCGTTTATATTACCTTCAATCAAAGCTTCCGCACCCACTAAAACACCTGCCGTAGTTTCGATATTTCCCACAATTTTTCCATCGATCCTTATGGTGCGGTCGGTTTTAATATTTCCTTCAAATACAGCATTTGCACCCACAAGCGTTTCTACGCTGTCAAGCAAACTTTTTGAGTTTTTTTTCGTCATACCTGTTCCTTTCCGATTGAGTATAAAAATAGTCTGATAAATATGAGACTGGATTTACCGGCTTTCCTTTATAATGCACTTCATAATGTACATGAGACCCTGTTGCCGACCCCGTGCTTCCCATTTTTGCAATAACATCGCCCCTGCGCACATATTGTCCGGATTTAACTAACAGCTTAGCATTATGAGCATAAGCCGTTCTATAATTGTATCCGTGATCAATAACGGTTATATATCCATAACCAGACTGCCAGCCTGCAAAAATAACTTTGCCATTTGCTGTAACACATACAGGAGTGTTTTTTTCATTCGCTATATCAATCCCGGAATGGAAATCTTTTGTTTTAAAAAAAGGATTGAATCTGAAACCAAAAGGGGAAGAAATTTTACCTTCAGCTGGCCATCCCCTAGGGATAGCCATAAACAGCGACTTTTGATAATTTATATGAGACATTATTTCGCTATAGCTGCTTTGAATATAATTGTATTGTTGATTTATCTTATAAGTTTGCTCCGTAAGAAATTTGTAATCTATTTGATTTATCCTGCCAGAAAGAATCACCGACAAAGCATTTGCCTGCGCCGCTGACGGCCCGCCCTCTCCAAGATTCTGCGGTATATCTTCTTCTATAATTGACTTTTTAGAATTTAGAGAAAGAAGCGAACGAATTTTGTCATCATTATTTTGAACTCTTTCAATAAGGTTTTTTGTTTTTTCAAGCTGATTGGCAAAAAACAAAAGCCTCATCTGCATGATTTTTTTGTCGGCCTTTGTTTTGATGTAATCTATATGCTGACTGACAAGATATCCCGACCAAAGCGTAAGAGATGTCCATGATATCATAAAAATACCAAAAAATAACACAGATATACTTAATTTCAACGGTCTTATTTTGCCATGAGGAATAAGCATAATTGTTATTTTTCTTTTTAATTCTTTTCGTATTTTTGAAAAAATTTGCATATTGGAAAATGGTATCATTAAAAAAAATTGCTGTCAAGATGATTTTTGTCAACTCTCAAAAAGAATCATAAAACGATTAAAACTAAAAAAATCTTTTCAATATTTTATTAAAATGGATTGACAAAAATTTATTATAAATGTTATATTAATCTAACTAATCTTAAAATATGATGCCTTTTTTCAAAAATGAAATAAAAAAGAGAAAAAAGTGATATTTTTTAAGATATTTAATTTTATATTAAACTAAATAATTTAAATGAGGCTAATAAATATTTATGATTACAAAAAAATATGTAAGAAAACTTGTTTTATTTAGTGTTTTAAATTCATTTTTGCTAACTTTTGTTTTTTGTGATTTTGTATATGCAAAAAATGTAAAGAAGCTTGACAACATTGAAAAAATGGTTGAAAATTCAATGTTAATTGACAGCAGTTATTATGACAGTAATACTCTTATTATTCATATCCTAGATTCCCATAGCGATTATGAAGCGCAAAGAAAAATATCGGACATAATA comes from the Candidatus Endomicrobium procryptotermitis genome and includes:
- the amrS gene encoding AmmeMemoRadiSam system radical SAM enzyme, giving the protein MQDKIALYWNKQGGKVFCELCPHECILVHGKFGICNARQNIKNVLISKSYGVISTINIDPIEKKPLYHFYPGSTTLSFGSFGCNLKCGFCQNYVIARAKPSENIKLSPEDAIYFAVEKNAKLLSYTYNEPLTNYEWVLELAKLAARKNMHNILVTNGYIKEAPLEKLADYIAAANIDLKAYDDGFYNRHCSGTLSQVLKSIEILYKLKVHIEITNLVIDAENSDRQHFLQMLNFISSLSDEIPLHLSRYFPNNNFVLPQTRKETLINLYKIAKNKLKHVYIGNYDDCKYGSTYCKNCGFCIIERNGYNIKINCKNPAFCPQCMTRTNIII
- the argF gene encoding ornithine carbamoyltransferase, which translates into the protein MAKKDILSIYDLSDKEIKLLLDKAFELKSKKKHLTDLTGKTLGLIFEKPSTRTMVSFAAAMVQLGGFPIFLNAQNLQRKRGESIHDTSLVLSGYLNGIMIRAFKHSDVEEFAKYSSIPVINGLTDFEHPCQILADIMTIMELNKIKTVEGLKKIKIVFIGDSNNVANSMLAVSAVLGLDFTLVCPKEYAPEKVLLNKALEYTIKTGAEIKISSDINAAKNADVLYTDVWISMGAEAEEKKRRKAFASYQINAELLKKASSKCIVLHCLPAVRGEEITAEIMNKYENSIFTQAENRMHMQKAVLLHLLK
- a CDS encoding SurA N-terminal domain-containing protein — encoded protein: MMNFLRKHMRKIFIITIVAFIGGTFMGFGVYFFGPTKDFDTAVNINGTKVTLKFFSSIYTASVDMYRNAENQSAATLPEQLEQIKIKTMQAIVQDELFYQQSLGYKIIVSDAELKNDIQSSAMFRNTQNQFDANIYYSFLNSIKMSPKDYETMRKKRIAAEKLKLLLASAIKVSDSEYEAAEADGIKMTREEFMHNKVNMILSEWYFFIISHSKIVTNDSIFKQI
- a CDS encoding M23 family metallopeptidase, yielding MISWTSLTLWSGYLVSQHIDYIKTKADKKIMQMRLLFFANQLEKTKNLIERVQNNDDKIRSLLSLNSKKSIIEEDIPQNLGEGGPSAAQANALSVILSGRINQIDYKFLTEQTYKINQQYNYIQSSYSEIMSHINYQKSLFMAIPRGWPAEGKISSPFGFRFNPFFKTKDFHSGIDIANEKNTPVCVTANGKVIFAGWQSGYGYITVIDHGYNYRTAYAHNAKLLVKSGQYVRRGDVIAKMGSTGSATGSHVHYEVHYKGKPVNPVSYLSDYFYTQSERNRYDEKKLKKFA
- a CDS encoding divalent-cation tolerance protein CutA → MKKSKYIIVFVTVPDKTTAGNIVKNVLKKKLAACVNIIKNTESFYWWKGKIEHSKEILLIMKTVKSKFTILEKHIKDIHPYEVPEIISSEISDANKDYLDWIENNAGQDSIILE
- a CDS encoding Maf family protein; translation: MKKQIILASASARRISLLKEWGLIFEVIPSTINEDTKFVRPSYIVRDISYRKGSDIASKQNGGLILAADTIVVLNGKIIGKPKDEKESETIIRQLNGSLHKVYTGVTIIDNTTKKKSVFYDCAIVKMKKLPENKLRYLFGKHMDKAGAYAVQDKNDDFVEKIYGDYYTVVGLPYEKLFKKLLQFGIKLKSV
- a CDS encoding polymer-forming cytoskeletal protein, whose product is MTKKNSKSLLDSVETLVGANAVFEGNIKTDRTIRIDGKIVGNIETTAGVLVGAEALIEGNINAEIVMVGGTVKGNIKAPEGIEILPKAKMLGDISTNILTIAEGAFFEGKSQMFKSDDNDKSGEETK